A single window of Candidatus Zixiibacteriota bacterium DNA harbors:
- a CDS encoding cation diffusion facilitator family transporter — translation MSATHDHDHGMRRWEKAFGIGIALNVIFVAVEVFYGLAANSSALLADAGHNASDVLSLVFAWAAIWIAGKKPSGKYTYGLRRTTILASIVNALLIVAAAGVISWDAIRKIQQPAEVAGMTIVLVAGIGVVINTITALMFMKGQKDDLNIKGAFLHMAADAGVSLGVVIAGLLIRYTGANWIDPLISLVIVSVILYGTWGLLRDSVNLALDAVPKDIDLGEVQQFLRSREEVQSVHDLHVWGMSTTEVALTAHLVVSARNDDHFLSSVRSELHQRFGIAHTTLQLESSDDENDCENSCTT, via the coding sequence ATGAGTGCCACCCACGACCATGATCATGGAATGCGGCGCTGGGAAAAAGCCTTTGGTATCGGAATAGCGCTGAATGTCATCTTTGTGGCGGTCGAGGTATTCTACGGTCTTGCCGCCAACTCCTCGGCGCTCCTGGCTGATGCCGGACACAACGCCAGCGACGTGCTGAGCCTCGTATTTGCCTGGGCCGCAATTTGGATTGCAGGCAAGAAGCCATCGGGGAAGTATACGTACGGATTGCGCCGTACCACGATCCTGGCGTCAATTGTAAACGCGCTCTTGATAGTTGCCGCAGCCGGAGTCATATCCTGGGATGCGATCAGGAAAATTCAGCAACCCGCTGAGGTTGCAGGTATGACCATCGTCCTGGTGGCCGGTATCGGTGTCGTAATCAATACCATTACCGCCTTGATGTTCATGAAGGGTCAGAAGGATGACCTCAATATCAAAGGAGCATTCCTCCATATGGCCGCTGACGCCGGCGTCTCCCTTGGAGTGGTAATTGCCGGCTTACTCATTCGGTATACCGGCGCCAACTGGATTGATCCCCTTATCAGCCTGGTGATTGTCAGCGTCATACTCTATGGCACCTGGGGACTCCTTCGAGATTCAGTCAACCTCGCCCTTGATGCCGTTCCAAAAGACATCGATCTCGGGGAGGTTCAGCAGTTCCTGAGATCCCGTGAGGAGGTTCAATCAGTTCATGACCTGCATGTATGGGGGATGAGCACAACGGAAGTGGCCCTTACGGCTCACTTGGTTGTATCGGCAAGAAACGATGATCATTTCCTGAGTTCAGTTCGTTCCGAGCTGCATCAACGCTTTGGCATCGCGCATACCACTCTGCAATTGGAATCATCTGACGACGAGAACGACTGCGAGAATAGCTGTACTACTTGA
- a CDS encoding CusA/CzcA family heavy metal efflux RND transporter gives MFEKLTDFALKNRLLILVLGVIVLIGGYYSYNRLPIDAFPDVSPNLVQVFTVTEGLAPEEIEKYVTYPVETAMNGLPGVTKIRSVSNFGLSVVNIYFEDDLDIYFTRRLVGERLQEAREQIPEGFGEPEMGPISTGMGLVLFYYLEDTTGTYSLEELRSIQDWVVKFNLQTVPGVTEVLGIGGYEKQYHVILHPEQLLRYDVSLEELRETLIANNLNVGAQFLERNAEEFIVRSVGLVTALEDIKNIVVKTEAGTPIYLGQISEVKVGGAIRRGLQTRNGVEEVVSGQVVKLYGTNSSTVIGRVEQKMAEINKILPDGIQLVPYYEQKSLVEAAVATVTNALLFGIILVVMVLLLFMGGIRPSLVVALAIPFSVLFAAILMRRIDLSANLMSLGGLAIAIGMLVDGTIVIVENIERKLREADHAESKLHIIARACGEVGRPIIFAIAIIIVVFIPLFTLQGVEGKTFSPLAYTVAFAMLGSLLFAIFLAPVLSSLLMKRSKKATSSKDGEETGVLRWLLIPYRPIIRFFVRQRWVAVSVAVVLLLIGAVVFPQLGSEFTPSLQEGTIVLRLTMAPSIALTESTRIAQIVERRLMKVDEVTGVVTRIGRGEVGAHTDPVNSAEMYIQLKEPEEWTHGENQEELQDYIRDQLGAIPGVQTNFTQPIEMTVDELLEGIKAELAIKLFGEDLQELKRQADRIAEVIGEVRGAADVQVDQITGTPQLLITVDRAAIARYGINVEDVQHTIEAAVGGATAGQLFEGIRRYDILVRYHEEHRSTPEQIEDILVKAPSGAWVPLEQLVTMREIIGPRQITREDNQRFITVQCNVFDRDIGSFVEEAQAAIDEQVDLPPGYLVTWGGQFRLQQEANKRFAIVIPATLLLVFLMLYSSFNSLKNSLLILLNIPLALVGGIVGLWLTGENLSVPASVGFIALFGIALENGMVLVTYLNQLVRDGKSYEEASVTGASLRLRAVLMTAMTTGLGLTPLIFSSGVGSEVQRPLAIVVVGGLITSTVLTLLVIPSIYRWFAKYPEAVIAHETTKE, from the coding sequence ATGTTTGAAAAACTTACCGATTTTGCGCTGAAAAATCGCCTGCTCATACTGGTGCTCGGTGTCATCGTTCTGATCGGCGGATATTACAGCTATAACCGCTTGCCGATTGACGCCTTCCCCGATGTTTCCCCAAACCTGGTTCAGGTGTTTACGGTGACCGAAGGGCTCGCACCCGAGGAAATCGAGAAATATGTCACTTATCCGGTAGAGACTGCAATGAACGGCTTGCCCGGAGTGACCAAGATACGATCGGTTTCAAACTTCGGGCTGTCCGTCGTCAACATTTATTTCGAAGACGACCTGGATATCTACTTCACGCGCCGTCTGGTCGGTGAACGACTACAGGAGGCTCGTGAACAGATCCCCGAAGGGTTTGGTGAACCAGAGATGGGGCCGATTTCGACCGGGATGGGCCTGGTACTTTTCTACTACCTTGAAGATACGACCGGCACATATAGCCTGGAAGAGCTTCGCAGTATCCAGGACTGGGTAGTAAAATTCAATCTTCAGACTGTGCCAGGCGTTACTGAAGTGCTCGGTATCGGCGGCTATGAAAAACAGTATCACGTCATACTGCACCCCGAGCAACTGCTTCGATATGATGTCTCTCTTGAGGAACTGCGGGAAACATTGATAGCAAACAACCTGAACGTCGGTGCCCAGTTCCTGGAACGCAACGCAGAGGAGTTCATTGTCCGGTCGGTTGGCCTCGTGACCGCTCTCGAAGACATAAAGAACATAGTTGTGAAGACTGAAGCCGGTACACCGATATATCTCGGTCAGATATCCGAAGTGAAGGTCGGCGGGGCTATTCGGCGCGGCCTGCAGACGCGCAATGGCGTCGAAGAGGTAGTATCGGGTCAGGTTGTCAAACTGTATGGCACGAACTCTTCGACAGTCATCGGCCGCGTTGAGCAGAAGATGGCTGAAATCAACAAGATCCTACCCGACGGCATTCAGCTTGTGCCCTACTATGAGCAGAAGTCTTTGGTTGAGGCGGCAGTTGCGACTGTTACCAATGCCCTCCTGTTTGGTATCATTCTAGTTGTTATGGTCTTGCTTCTTTTCATGGGAGGTATACGGCCGAGCCTCGTCGTTGCGCTCGCCATACCCTTCTCAGTTCTTTTTGCGGCAATTCTGATGCGTCGAATCGATCTCTCGGCCAATCTCATGTCATTGGGTGGTCTTGCAATTGCGATCGGAATGCTCGTAGACGGAACTATAGTCATTGTCGAAAACATTGAGCGAAAACTACGGGAGGCAGATCACGCCGAATCGAAGCTTCATATCATCGCTCGAGCGTGCGGTGAAGTCGGCCGACCGATCATTTTCGCCATCGCCATTATCATTGTCGTTTTCATTCCCCTGTTCACACTTCAGGGGGTTGAAGGCAAGACTTTTAGTCCACTGGCTTATACGGTGGCCTTTGCCATGCTTGGATCGTTGCTCTTTGCTATATTCCTTGCCCCGGTGTTGTCATCACTCCTAATGAAACGTAGCAAGAAAGCCACTTCTTCGAAGGATGGAGAAGAAACCGGCGTTTTGCGTTGGCTTCTGATACCGTATCGGCCCATAATTCGTTTCTTTGTGAGACAGCGTTGGGTTGCGGTATCAGTCGCGGTTGTGTTGCTGCTGATCGGAGCGGTGGTCTTCCCGCAACTTGGCTCCGAGTTCACACCATCCCTTCAGGAAGGCACAATTGTGTTGCGCCTGACTATGGCCCCTTCAATCGCGCTGACCGAGTCCACCCGAATTGCCCAGATCGTCGAGCGGCGACTTATGAAAGTTGACGAAGTCACTGGCGTTGTCACGCGAATCGGTCGCGGGGAAGTCGGTGCTCATACCGACCCGGTCAACAGCGCGGAGATGTATATCCAGCTGAAGGAACCAGAGGAATGGACCCACGGTGAAAACCAGGAGGAATTGCAGGATTACATCCGCGACCAGTTGGGTGCAATTCCCGGTGTTCAGACTAATTTCACGCAGCCAATTGAAATGACTGTCGATGAGTTGCTGGAAGGTATTAAGGCTGAGCTGGCAATCAAGCTGTTCGGTGAGGACCTGCAGGAGCTCAAACGGCAGGCCGACCGGATCGCCGAAGTCATCGGTGAAGTACGTGGCGCGGCTGATGTTCAAGTCGACCAAATCACCGGTACGCCGCAGCTCTTGATTACGGTGGATCGGGCCGCCATCGCCAGGTACGGCATCAATGTCGAAGATGTCCAGCATACTATCGAGGCTGCTGTCGGTGGGGCCACTGCCGGTCAGCTGTTTGAGGGTATTCGGCGCTACGACATCCTTGTTCGTTACCACGAAGAACATCGCAGTACGCCCGAACAGATAGAAGACATTTTGGTCAAAGCTCCCTCCGGTGCCTGGGTTCCTCTTGAGCAACTGGTGACTATGCGAGAGATTATCGGGCCGCGCCAAATCACGCGAGAAGACAATCAGCGATTCATCACCGTGCAGTGCAACGTCTTTGATCGCGATATTGGCAGCTTCGTCGAGGAGGCTCAGGCGGCCATCGACGAACAGGTGGATTTGCCGCCGGGGTATCTCGTCACGTGGGGTGGCCAGTTCCGGTTGCAGCAGGAGGCAAACAAGCGCTTTGCCATAGTCATTCCGGCTACCTTGCTATTGGTTTTTCTGATGCTCTATTCCAGCTTCAATTCTCTGAAGAACTCACTCCTTATCCTGCTAAACATTCCGCTGGCGCTCGTTGGCGGGATTGTCGGTCTCTGGCTGACCGGAGAGAACCTGTCGGTGCCGGCTTCGGTAGGCTTTATAGCCCTGTTTGGCATAGCACTCGAAAATGGGATGGTGTTGGTTACTTACTTGAACCAGTTGGTTCGCGACGGTAAGTCATACGAAGAGGCATCCGTCACCGGTGCGTCTCTTCGACTACGGGCTGTCCTGATGACCGCCATGACCACCGGGCTGGGACTCACCCCCCTCATCTTTTCGAGCGGCGTTGGCAGTGAAGTTCAGCGGCCGCTCGCTATTGTGGTGGTCGGCGGGCTCATCACCTCAACTGTCCTGACACTTCTGGTAATTCCGTCGATTTACCGGTGGTTTGCCAAGTATCCGGAAGCCGTCATCGCCCATGAAACGACAAAGGAGTAG
- a CDS encoding DUF2703 domain-containing protein has protein sequence MKIEFLYFDGCPNHETAFSKLKEVLSETRIGDEIDTIKIEQPEDVTRHRFLGSPSIRINDRDLEIIEDDSTEYSMRCRRYKNGETMEGFPSKELIRVNLLASQRD, from the coding sequence ATGAAAATTGAATTCTTATATTTCGATGGCTGTCCCAATCACGAAACAGCCTTTAGCAAACTGAAAGAAGTTCTTTCTGAAACGAGAATAGGAGATGAGATTGACACCATAAAGATTGAGCAGCCCGAAGACGTGACAAGACATCGGTTCCTCGGATCACCATCAATCAGGATCAATGATCGTGACCTTGAAATAATTGAGGATGATTCTACAGAATATTCTATGCGTTGCCGCAGATACAAGAACGGGGAAACGATGGAAGGATTTCCTTCAAAAGAACTGATAAGAGTAAACCTGTTGGCGAGTCAGAGAGATTAA
- a CDS encoding thioredoxin family protein has product MSQKRTVEVFTAGCPVCEDTVKQVQKAACSSCEVIVYDLNQGCETNECRDKAKEYGVKSVPAVAIDGKLASCCTSGGVDIETLKKAGLGQLI; this is encoded by the coding sequence ATGTCTCAGAAAAGAACAGTCGAAGTCTTTACTGCTGGGTGCCCGGTATGTGAAGATACAGTGAAACAGGTTCAAAAAGCGGCCTGCTCAAGTTGCGAAGTTATAGTCTATGATTTGAACCAAGGCTGCGAAACGAACGAATGTCGTGATAAGGCAAAAGAATATGGCGTCAAGTCGGTTCCCGCAGTTGCCATAGATGGCAAACTGGCATCCTGTTGTACGAGCGGTGGTGTCGATATCGAGACCCTCAAGAAGGCTGGACTGGGTCAGCTGATATGA
- a CDS encoding P-II family nitrogen regulator codes for MKAILAIIKPHKLADVTLALRKLEGLTGMTVTDVRGFGRTRAEGAGELVPDDVADFVRKSRIDIVCDDSMATTIIETIQEHAHTGAHGDGKIYSWQIDHAIRISTGETGDKAV; via the coding sequence ATGAAAGCAATACTTGCCATTATTAAGCCGCATAAATTAGCCGATGTCACCCTGGCCCTCCGTAAACTGGAGGGCCTCACCGGCATGACGGTAACGGACGTTCGCGGGTTCGGCCGTACCCGTGCCGAAGGTGCGGGAGAGCTGGTTCCAGACGATGTCGCCGATTTCGTCCGCAAGTCTCGAATCGATATTGTGTGCGATGATTCTATGGCCACAACGATCATCGAGACCATTCAGGAACACGCTCATACCGGTGCCCATGGCGACGGAAAGATCTATTCTTGGCAAATAGACCACGCTATCCGTATTAGTACTGGAGAAACCGGTGACAAAGCGGTGTAG
- a CDS encoding MerR family transcriptional regulator: protein MHTDDLRISELANKAGVNKETIRFYEKKGLLYDPVRTDGGYRKYSRQDLERLIFIKNAKGLGFALSEIKELLEIADGEIYKCSDVRKIAEDKLEYIDNQLKHLKQLKATLAMLVSECQRTGTIRNCPIIESLSKGA, encoded by the coding sequence ATGCATACTGATGACTTAAGAATAAGTGAATTGGCCAATAAGGCGGGAGTGAATAAAGAGACAATAAGATTCTATGAGAAAAAGGGACTACTGTATGATCCTGTGCGAACAGACGGCGGGTACAGGAAATATTCTCGACAGGATTTAGAGCGTCTCATCTTTATTAAGAATGCCAAAGGACTTGGTTTTGCTCTTTCAGAGATCAAGGAACTATTAGAAATAGCAGACGGGGAAATCTACAAGTGTAGTGATGTCAGAAAGATCGCTGAGGACAAGTTAGAATATATTGACAACCAGCTGAAGCATCTCAAACAGCTGAAGGCTACATTAGCAATGTTGGTATCTGAATGTCAACGTACCGGGACAATAAGGAATTGCCCGATAATTGAATCGCTTTCTAAAGGAGCATAA
- a CDS encoding cation transporter: MLLIRSVYNVPKMDCPAEEQMIRMALSQIEGIRSLDFELNARRLVIWHSIDVGRLTDKLVGLRLGAELSESQSVSESEYLSQGSIQSDRHESQVLWTLLGINATTFVVEFVSGWVVESTGLIADSLDMLADATVYGISLYAVGKAARHKLTAARASGWFQLLLALGALTEVIRRFIFGSDPEPFYMVGVAVVALVANVACLWLLAKHRNKGAHMKASWIFSTNDVIANVGVIVAGVLVSLTGTRYPDLVIGCIIAAIVFYGALRILKLK; encoded by the coding sequence ATGTTGCTGATTCGATCTGTGTACAATGTTCCAAAAATGGACTGTCCCGCTGAGGAGCAGATGATCCGAATGGCCCTCTCTCAAATAGAGGGCATTCGGTCTCTCGACTTCGAACTTAATGCGCGTAGACTGGTAATCTGGCACTCCATAGATGTTGGCAGGCTAACGGACAAGCTCGTTGGACTGAGACTTGGAGCTGAGTTGTCGGAATCTCAGTCGGTATCTGAGAGTGAGTATTTGTCACAAGGCTCGATTCAGTCTGATCGGCACGAATCGCAAGTATTGTGGACATTGCTCGGAATCAATGCCACCACGTTTGTGGTGGAGTTCGTCTCGGGCTGGGTAGTGGAGTCTACCGGGCTTATAGCGGATTCTCTCGATATGCTTGCGGATGCCACAGTATACGGTATTAGCCTATACGCCGTCGGCAAAGCGGCCAGGCATAAATTAACAGCCGCCCGCGCAAGCGGGTGGTTTCAATTACTTCTCGCCCTTGGCGCCCTGACTGAGGTTATCCGCCGCTTCATCTTTGGCAGTGATCCTGAGCCCTTTTACATGGTTGGTGTTGCCGTCGTCGCTTTGGTTGCCAATGTCGCCTGCCTGTGGCTGTTGGCAAAGCACAGGAACAAGGGGGCGCACATGAAAGCGAGCTGGATATTTTCGACCAACGACGTCATTGCCAATGTCGGCGTGATAGTCGCCGGAGTATTGGTCAGTCTCACGGGCACCCGGTACCCGGATCTGGTGATCGGATGCATTATCGCGGCAATTGTGTTCTACGGTGCGCTGCGTATACTAAAGCTGAAGTGA
- a CDS encoding heavy metal translocating P-type ATPase yields MTVEEETAHRLSLNGESIYFCSDHCKRKYETAHSEDRDDKELKDPVCGMTVTAETAHSGKHNDREFYFCSTGCRDKFQAAPEKYLNQSKTNPGHAAEHPGHAGHGHRQDNKQVDSSDSAAGKATYTCPMHPEIRQQGPGDCPKCGMALEPETPTLQPTKTEYTCPMHPEIVQDSPGNCPICGMALEPRSVTAEEEDNPELRSMTRRFWVCAILSVPLLLVAMGEWIPGIHDWLQTLASARMLTILELVLATPIVLWGGWPFFVRGYQSVVNRSPNMFTLIGLGVGVAYVYSLIAALFPGIFPDAFRDVSGEVGVYFEAAAVIVTLVLLGQVLELRARSQTGAAIKALLGLAPKTARRVNSDGSEEDVPLEKVQIGDKLRVRPGEKVPVDGIVSEGNSSVDESMITGEPIPVEKSAGEKVIGATVNGTGSIVIEAEKVGADTLLSQIVQMVANAQRSKAPIQKMADVVSGYFVPAVIAIAIITFVVWSLVGPDPRLTHALINAVAVLIIACPCALGLATPMSIMVASGKGASVGVLFKNAEAIEVLRKVDTLVVDKTGTLTLGKPKLVTVHAEHPWDEQKLLAAAAGLEKGSEHPLAAAIIEGARDRGVAPGNIENFESVTGKGVTGKIDGEQIALGNRALLDQLEVDAQPLVDRAEEMRREGQTAMFVAIGNKAAGLIGVADPIKETTPEAIKQLHDEGIAVVMLTGDSKTTAKAVAEKLGIDDVMAEVLPDQKADAVKKLQDQGKYVAMAGDGINDAPALAQAQVGIAMGTGTDVAMESAGVTLVKGDLRGIVRARKLSRSTIRNIKQNLFLAFVYNSAGVPIAAGVLYPFFGILLSPILAAAAMSFSSVSVVANALRLRRVKV; encoded by the coding sequence ATGACTGTCGAAGAAGAGACCGCCCATCGACTGTCGCTTAACGGTGAGTCGATTTACTTCTGTAGCGACCATTGTAAGAGGAAGTACGAAACGGCACACTCGGAAGACCGAGATGACAAAGAGTTGAAGGACCCGGTGTGCGGCATGACAGTTACTGCCGAAACGGCTCACTCTGGCAAGCACAATGACCGTGAGTTCTACTTCTGTTCGACAGGATGTCGAGACAAGTTCCAGGCTGCCCCGGAAAAGTACTTGAACCAGTCGAAAACGAATCCGGGCCATGCTGCCGAACACCCGGGCCATGCCGGACATGGACACCGCCAAGACAACAAACAGGTCGATTCCAGTGATTCCGCTGCTGGCAAGGCCACCTATACCTGCCCCATGCACCCGGAGATAAGACAACAGGGGCCGGGCGATTGCCCCAAGTGTGGTATGGCTCTCGAACCGGAGACTCCGACTCTTCAGCCAACCAAGACCGAGTATACGTGTCCGATGCACCCGGAAATAGTCCAGGATAGTCCGGGCAACTGTCCCATATGTGGGATGGCGCTTGAGCCTCGCAGCGTCACAGCGGAAGAAGAAGACAATCCCGAACTTCGAAGCATGACGAGACGCTTCTGGGTCTGCGCGATCTTATCAGTACCGCTCTTGCTCGTTGCCATGGGTGAGTGGATTCCCGGTATCCATGACTGGCTTCAGACACTGGCCAGTGCGCGCATGCTAACCATACTTGAACTCGTCCTCGCCACGCCCATTGTTCTCTGGGGCGGTTGGCCGTTCTTCGTCCGCGGCTATCAGTCGGTTGTCAATCGAAGTCCAAACATGTTCACACTTATTGGGCTAGGCGTCGGCGTCGCCTATGTCTACAGCCTCATTGCCGCGCTGTTTCCGGGTATATTCCCTGATGCCTTTCGCGACGTGTCCGGCGAGGTCGGCGTGTACTTCGAGGCTGCCGCGGTGATCGTGACCTTGGTGCTGCTTGGCCAGGTCCTTGAGCTTAGGGCTAGAAGTCAAACCGGAGCCGCGATCAAAGCGCTGCTGGGTTTAGCCCCCAAGACTGCCCGGCGAGTCAATTCGGACGGATCCGAGGAAGATGTTCCACTCGAAAAGGTGCAGATCGGCGATAAATTGCGCGTTCGTCCTGGCGAAAAAGTTCCGGTTGACGGAATTGTCAGCGAAGGAAATAGTTCTGTCGATGAATCGATGATTACAGGTGAGCCTATCCCGGTAGAGAAGAGTGCCGGCGAAAAGGTTATCGGTGCCACCGTGAACGGGACTGGCTCGATAGTTATCGAGGCAGAAAAAGTCGGCGCGGATACACTTCTATCTCAAATCGTCCAGATGGTCGCAAATGCCCAGCGAAGTAAAGCACCCATCCAGAAAATGGCTGATGTTGTCTCGGGCTACTTTGTTCCGGCGGTTATTGCGATTGCGATTATTACCTTCGTAGTCTGGTCGCTGGTCGGACCTGATCCCAGGCTGACTCATGCATTGATCAACGCCGTGGCGGTACTCATCATTGCCTGTCCTTGCGCACTCGGACTGGCAACTCCGATGTCTATAATGGTTGCAAGCGGAAAAGGGGCCTCCGTTGGTGTGCTATTCAAAAACGCCGAGGCAATCGAGGTACTAAGGAAAGTTGATACGCTGGTCGTCGACAAGACCGGGACTCTCACCCTCGGCAAACCCAAGCTCGTAACAGTCCATGCTGAACACCCGTGGGATGAGCAGAAACTGCTGGCGGCGGCCGCTGGGTTGGAGAAAGGCAGCGAACACCCTCTTGCGGCTGCAATCATCGAGGGCGCCCGAGATCGCGGCGTTGCGCCCGGCAATATAGAAAACTTTGAGTCAGTTACCGGAAAGGGTGTTACCGGGAAGATAGATGGCGAGCAGATCGCCCTGGGTAATCGTGCTCTGCTCGATCAGCTTGAAGTAGATGCTCAGCCTCTCGTGGACAGAGCCGAAGAGATGCGGCGTGAAGGTCAGACGGCTATGTTTGTGGCGATCGGCAACAAAGCGGCCGGTCTCATTGGCGTTGCGGACCCGATTAAGGAGACTACTCCAGAGGCGATCAAGCAGTTGCACGATGAAGGAATTGCGGTCGTGATGCTCACTGGCGATAGTAAGACCACTGCCAAGGCTGTCGCCGAAAAACTGGGAATTGATGACGTGATGGCCGAAGTACTGCCCGATCAAAAGGCCGACGCTGTCAAGAAGCTCCAGGATCAGGGCAAATATGTTGCAATGGCCGGTGACGGAATCAACGACGCTCCAGCACTGGCCCAGGCGCAGGTGGGCATTGCAATGGGAACCGGTACTGATGTGGCGATGGAAAGCGCGGGGGTTACACTGGTAAAAGGTGACCTCCGGGGTATCGTACGGGCAAGAAAACTTAGTCGCTCCACGATTCGCAACATCAAGCAAAACCTGTTTCTGGCTTTTGTGTACAACTCGGCTGGCGTACCAATCGCGGCAGGCGTGTTGTATCCATTCTTTGGGATACTGCTCAGCCCCATCCTCGCAGCTGCAGCCATGAGCTTCAGTTCGGTGTCAGTGGTCGCCAATGCCCTCAGGCTACGACGAGTCAAAGTATGA
- a CDS encoding efflux RND transporter periplasmic adaptor subunit, which translates to MKNRFLLLIGLLILPGIALNAQAQDEHDHDKPATATSSEQSADQHDDHEDHDEHGDEEAHDDHAGHDESESEFVKLTAAEMAEFGVVLDTTGPGRIRNEIVVPGEIAVNGDRIAHIVPRFTGVVKEVRKRIGDRVRTGDVLAIVESNEGLTPYNVTALMDGTVIDKEINVGEVHQGDRPAFIIADLDTVWVNLSIYQMHLTEVQTGQTAAITADHGINYDNGVISYVSPVVDEHTRTSTARVVLANPTGKWRPGLLIEGRIATDAYPASVVVPKSAIFHMDDAEVVFVLTPEGFRAQPVSIGRTNHVNAEIMSGLQAGQTYAASGGFTIKAEMQKGSFGDGHAH; encoded by the coding sequence ATGAAAAATAGATTCCTTCTTTTAATTGGATTATTGATTCTGCCGGGCATCGCCTTAAATGCTCAGGCCCAGGATGAGCACGATCATGATAAACCGGCCACCGCAACCTCATCGGAGCAATCGGCTGATCAGCATGATGACCATGAAGACCACGATGAACACGGCGATGAGGAGGCTCATGATGATCATGCCGGACACGATGAAAGTGAATCGGAATTCGTGAAATTGACTGCAGCAGAAATGGCGGAATTCGGCGTCGTTCTTGACACGACCGGGCCGGGTCGGATACGCAATGAGATTGTTGTCCCCGGAGAAATTGCCGTCAATGGTGACCGTATTGCTCATATCGTTCCTCGCTTTACGGGTGTGGTGAAAGAGGTGAGAAAGCGTATCGGTGATAGAGTGCGTACGGGCGATGTCCTGGCTATTGTTGAGAGCAACGAAGGGCTGACTCCGTACAATGTCACCGCTCTTATGGATGGTACCGTAATCGACAAGGAAATCAACGTCGGTGAGGTTCATCAAGGCGACCGGCCCGCATTCATCATTGCCGATTTGGACACGGTTTGGGTCAACCTGAGCATCTATCAAATGCACCTCACGGAAGTACAGACCGGTCAGACCGCAGCCATAACGGCTGATCACGGGATAAATTACGATAACGGGGTGATCTCGTACGTCTCGCCCGTCGTCGATGAACATACACGAACTTCAACTGCCCGCGTAGTGCTGGCTAATCCTACCGGTAAGTGGCGTCCCGGTCTTCTTATTGAGGGACGGATTGCTACCGACGCCTACCCGGCGTCTGTGGTTGTGCCAAAGTCGGCAATCTTCCATATGGATGATGCTGAGGTTGTGTTTGTGCTGACTCCCGAGGGATTCCGGGCACAACCCGTCTCAATTGGACGCACCAACCATGTCAATGCCGAAATCATGAGCGGCCTTCAGGCTGGTCAGACATATGCGGCCAGCGGCGGGTTCACCATTAAAGCTGAAATGCAAAAAGGGTCGTTTGGCGACGGCCATGCGCACTAA
- a CDS encoding DMT family transporter — MLKLKAVFVCLLWALCYPFISIALSESPPLYLAFMRSILAGGTLLLFGMGSPGSVIPRAWSNWQSIGIVGFGYTSLGFSGMFLAGSLVSPGLATVVSNSQPMIAVALAYVLAVERVTKRQLAALTIGLVGIIAIVLPSLHHVQNNLSVGGIGFVLLGALGVALGNVWMKKIAVEANVLRVSAWQLIVGSIPLGIAALVLEDPSTIVFGSEILVSLLVLAIPGTALATFMWFHVLKVGKLHRMNAFTFLTPLFALLIGAVFMGEVLQTNELIGTAIIIGGILVLHWPSSRIQTA; from the coding sequence ATGTTGAAATTGAAAGCCGTTTTTGTTTGCCTGCTGTGGGCACTCTGTTATCCCTTTATTTCGATTGCTCTGAGTGAGTCTCCGCCGCTCTACCTTGCCTTTATGAGATCGATACTGGCAGGGGGCACTCTGCTCCTCTTCGGGATGGGTTCCCCGGGGTCGGTGATTCCCCGTGCCTGGTCGAATTGGCAGAGCATCGGGATCGTCGGATTTGGCTACACCTCTCTCGGCTTCAGCGGAATGTTCCTGGCAGGTAGCCTCGTGTCGCCGGGCCTGGCGACAGTTGTGTCGAATTCTCAGCCAATGATTGCCGTGGCGCTTGCATATGTGTTAGCGGTTGAACGAGTGACGAAACGGCAGTTGGCTGCCCTCACTATAGGCTTAGTGGGGATCATCGCGATCGTGTTACCTTCACTTCACCACGTGCAGAATAACCTCTCGGTTGGCGGAATCGGCTTTGTGCTCCTGGGTGCGCTTGGAGTTGCCCTTGGCAATGTCTGGATGAAGAAGATAGCTGTTGAAGCCAATGTCTTGAGAGTTAGTGCGTGGCAACTGATAGTCGGGAGCATCCCTCTCGGAATAGCCGCCCTTGTGCTAGAAGATCCGAGCACAATAGTTTTTGGATCTGAGATACTGGTTTCGCTGCTTGTCTTGGCCATTCCTGGAACAGCCCTTGCGACGTTCATGTGGTTTCATGTGCTGAAAGTTGGGAAGTTGCACCGCATGAACGCCTTTACGTTTCTAACGCCTCTATTCGCGCTATTGATTGGAGCGGTTTTCATGGGCGAGGTCCTGCAGACCAATGAACTCATTGGGACGGCGATCATTATCGGCGGAATCCTGGTCCTGCACTGGCCTTCTAGTAGAATTCAAACGGCATAG